The proteins below come from a single Candidatus Aminicenantes bacterium genomic window:
- the ggt gene encoding gamma-glutamyltransferase, which yields MRTLLPALLAAAVLLAPAPGRMPRSASAADRHAPLDVKARNGLVVAAHPLAAEAGRDMLKAGGNAVDAVVAAAFALNVVEPFASGIGGGGFMVIYLAAEKKTTVISFRETAPAAASPSMFADKGEAAEEWKSERGTAVGVPGMLAGWDLALRTYGTRSLAQAAARAVELAEKGYPVSETFSAINKDEYEKLLKNAGEGSVYLNQGLPYEPGDLFRNPELAATLRLIGAKGIGEFYRGGLARRIVDAVRAKGGIMTLEDLAGYKPREVAPLRGRYRGLEIATVPPPAAGGLHVLQMLAVMEGWPVREWGPGSVAALHHMSEALRFLFADHDRTMADPDFVPIPLADLLSADYARSVADRIRADRVAGSYPPTAFDPAKDHKENTTHLAAVDKDGNIAALTQSINDFFGSAIVPEGTGFLLNDHMRDFDTDPKSPNAPGPGRRPVSSMAPLLVFKDGRPYLALGSPGGLRIFPTLVQIISNIVDHGMGLDEAIEAPRFYSTSGNGKAKPVAIESRIPDSVRKGLESLGHILTVKEAYDKYFGGAQGLMFPPGRRILLGGADSRRDGAGAGY from the coding sequence GTGAGGACGCTCCTCCCGGCCCTGCTGGCGGCCGCCGTCCTGCTGGCCCCGGCTCCGGGCCGGATGCCGCGCTCCGCCAGCGCCGCCGACCGGCACGCCCCCCTCGATGTCAAGGCCCGCAACGGCCTGGTCGTGGCCGCCCATCCCTTGGCCGCCGAAGCCGGACGCGACATGCTCAAGGCCGGCGGCAACGCCGTGGACGCGGTCGTCGCGGCCGCCTTCGCCCTCAACGTCGTCGAGCCCTTTGCCTCGGGCATCGGCGGCGGCGGGTTCATGGTCATTTACCTGGCCGCCGAAAAGAAGACGACCGTCATCAGCTTCCGCGAGACGGCGCCCGCCGCGGCCTCGCCGTCGATGTTCGCGGACAAGGGCGAGGCCGCCGAGGAATGGAAGTCCGAGCGGGGCACTGCGGTCGGCGTACCAGGCATGCTGGCCGGGTGGGATCTGGCCCTTCGGACCTACGGCACCCGGAGCTTAGCCCAGGCCGCCGCTCGCGCCGTCGAGCTGGCCGAAAAAGGCTACCCCGTCAGCGAGACGTTCAGCGCCATCAACAAAGACGAGTACGAGAAGCTCTTGAAGAACGCGGGCGAAGGCTCGGTCTACCTCAACCAGGGCCTCCCGTACGAGCCGGGCGACCTCTTCCGCAACCCCGAGCTGGCCGCAACCTTGCGCCTGATCGGGGCGAAGGGCATCGGGGAGTTCTATCGGGGCGGCCTGGCCCGCCGCATCGTGGACGCCGTGCGGGCCAAGGGCGGGATCATGACTCTCGAAGACCTGGCCGGCTACAAACCGCGGGAAGTGGCCCCGCTTCGCGGCCGCTACCGCGGACTGGAGATCGCCACCGTCCCGCCGCCCGCAGCGGGAGGCCTGCACGTCCTCCAGATGCTGGCGGTCATGGAAGGCTGGCCCGTGCGCGAGTGGGGGCCGGGATCGGTAGCGGCCCTCCACCACATGAGCGAGGCTCTGCGATTCCTCTTCGCCGACCACGACCGGACCATGGCCGACCCCGATTTCGTCCCCATCCCTCTCGCCGATCTCCTTTCGGCGGACTACGCCCGTTCCGTCGCGGACCGCATCCGCGCCGACCGCGTCGCGGGATCCTATCCCCCGACGGCGTTCGACCCGGCCAAGGATCATAAAGAGAACACGACCCACCTGGCGGCCGTGGACAAGGACGGCAACATCGCCGCCCTGACCCAGTCGATCAACGACTTCTTCGGCAGCGCCATCGTCCCGGAGGGAACCGGCTTTCTCCTCAACGACCACATGCGCGACTTCGACACCGACCCGAAATCGCCCAACGCCCCCGGCCCGGGACGGCGCCCCGTATCGTCCATGGCCCCGCTGCTCGTCTTCAAGGACGGCCGCCCCTATCTGGCCTTGGGCTCGCCCGGCGGACTTCGCATTTTCCCGACCCTGGTCCAGATCATCTCGAATATCGTCGATCACGGCATGGGCCTGGACGAAGCCATCGAGGCGCCCCGCTTCTACAGCACCTCGGGCAACGGCAAGGCCAAGCCGGTGGCCATCGAATCCCGCATCCCCGACTCCGTTCGCAAGGGATTGGAGTCGCTCGGCCACATCCTGACCGTCAAGGAAGCCTACGATAAGTACTTCGGCGGCGCCCAAGGCCTGATGTTTCCGCCCGGCCGCAGGATCCTCCTGGGCGGCGCGGATTCCCGCCGCGACGGCGCCGGCGCCGGCTATTGA
- the scpB gene encoding SMC-Scp complex subunit ScpB — MTENLKSILEALIFISVEPLTLERIREVLPEDSESDIDEALRQLIEAYADGDQSIHITRSAGGYVFSTKPVFDAPVRRLLQIERRKKLSGQALECLSAIAYHQPVTQAEIAAIRSVDSSHALHTLLENKLIKIAGRKEAPGRPLLYRTTDKFLAYFGLNAIEELPSADELKKLLEEGNS, encoded by the coding sequence ATGACCGAGAACCTGAAATCCATCCTGGAAGCCCTGATCTTCATCTCCGTCGAGCCGCTGACCCTCGAGCGGATCCGGGAGGTGCTGCCCGAGGATTCCGAGTCGGACATCGACGAGGCCCTCCGCCAGCTGATCGAGGCCTACGCCGACGGCGACCAGTCCATCCACATCACCCGCTCGGCCGGCGGCTATGTCTTCTCGACTAAGCCCGTCTTCGACGCCCCCGTCCGCCGGCTGCTGCAGATCGAGCGGCGCAAGAAGCTCTCCGGCCAAGCCCTGGAATGCCTATCGGCCATCGCCTACCACCAGCCCGTCACCCAAGCCGAGATCGCCGCCATCCGCAGCGTCGACTCGTCGCACGCCCTCCATACCCTCCTCGAGAACAAGCTGATCAAGATCGCCGGGCGCAAGGAAGCCCCGGGCCGTCCCCTGCTCTATCGCACGACGGACAAGTTCCTGGCCTACTTCGGGCTGAACGCGATCGAAGAGCTGCCGTCGGCCGACGAGCTCAAGAAGCTGCTCGAGGAAGGGAATTCGTGA